A single genomic interval of Macadamia integrifolia cultivar HAES 741 chromosome 6, SCU_Mint_v3, whole genome shotgun sequence harbors:
- the LOC122081543 gene encoding uncharacterized protein LOC122081543, with product MSGVSLAVAPLTEPDETATLTSDQKKPPPTQAEHRVQQQQWGVMGSLRVIELQLVAFIMVFSASGLVPLFDLLFPAFISAYLLALSRFVFVAHGQGRRTTVGESPEIIKGSRLFRLYVMSGTTIGLFLPLAYVLGGFARGDDHAVRSATPHLFLLSFQILTENIISGLSLFSPPVRALVPLLYTTRRILVIVDWIDDVWFNKRLPANAQFQDVAWFWFGKVLAVANFVYFSINLFGFLIPRFLPKAFEIYFRERDEIHSKMAEDKRSFAPNNNNNNISSNRTPSTKKSD from the exons ATGTCGGGGGTTTCTCTTGCGGTGGCACCACTGACGGAGCCCGATGAGACTGCAACCTTAACTTCCGACCAAAAGAAACCACCACCGACCCAGGCGGAGCATCGGGTACAGCAACAGCAATGGGGAGTGATGGGGTCGCTGCGGGTGATAGAGCTGCAACTGGTAGCCTTCATCATGGTCTTTTCGGCTAGCGGTCTCGTCCCTCTCTTCGACCTCCTGTTCCCGGCCTTTATATCGGCTTACCTGTTAGCCCTTTCACGCTTTGTTTTCGTCGCGCACGGCCAGGGGAGGAGGACAACGGTGGGCGAGTCGCCGGAAATCATCAAGGGGAGCCGATTGTTTAGGTTATACGTGATGTCGGGGACCACTATAGGGTTGTTCCTGCCGTTGGCCTACGTCCTTGGTGGGTTCGCTAGAGGGGACGACCATGCAGTTCGGTCCGCCACCCCTCATCTCTTCTTGCTTTCCTTCCAGATCCTTACTGAGAACATCATTAGTGGGTTGTCCCTGTTTTCCCCACCTGTGAGGGCGTTGGTGCCGCTGCTTTATACGACGAGGAGGATTTTAGTCATCGTAGATTGGATCGACGACGTATGGTTCAATAAGAGACTCCCCGCAAATGCTCAATTTCAG GATGTGGCATGGTTTTGGTTCGGGAAGGTATTGGCGGTGGCGAACTTCGTCTACTTTTCAATCAACCTGTTTGGGTTTTTGATCCCAAGGTTTCTTCCAAAGGCATTCGAGATTTATTTCAGGGAAAGAGATGAGATCCACTCCAAGATGGCAGAGGACAAGCGATCATTCGCtcccaacaacaacaataacaacatatCGTCAAATCGGACTCCTTCCACAAAGAAATCCGACTGA
- the LOC122080758 gene encoding heavy metal-associated isoprenylated plant protein 7-like, with protein sequence MGEGEKKPEEKKIEDSNKGGEEKKTEENKEKKEEPKAEKPSEDKKEDKKTEESKDGKETDSKESKEPPPPQEIVLRVYMHCEGCARKVRRCLRGFEGVEDVQTDCKNHKVVVKGEKADPLKVLDRVQRKSHRQVELLSPIPKPPAEDPKKDDKKEEVKPEEKKEEPQVIIVVLKVHMHCEACAQEIRKRIQRMKGVEAADPDLKNSLVTVKGVFDPPKLVEYVYKRTGKHAKIVKQEPEKKEEEKGKEEKKEEKKGEGEEKDKGGDGGEKKEEGESKAEAEAAGEEEKKVELIKNEFLYYYPQYPAKYAMEYVYPPQIFSDENPNACSVM encoded by the exons ATGGGAGAG GGAGAGAAGAAACCCgaggagaagaaaatagaagactCTAATAAaggtggagaagagaagaaaacggaagagaataaagagaaaaaggaggaacccAAGGCTGAAAAGCCAAGCGAGGATAAGAAAGAGGACAAGAAAACAGAGGAATCCAAGGATGGCAAAGAAACCGACTCCAAGGAATCCAAGGAACCACCTCCACCACAAGAGATTGTGCTTAGAGTCTACATGCATTGCGAGGGATGTGCGAGGAAGGTCAGGAGATGCTTGAGAGGATTTGAAG GAGTTGAAGATGTTCAGACCGATTGTAAGAATCATAAGGTGGTTGTGAAGGGGGAAAAGGCCGATCCATTGAAAGTTTTAGATAGAGTTCAACGGAAGAGTCATAGGCAGGTTGAGCTTCTCTCCCCGATACCGAAACCTCCGGCAGAAGATCCAAAAAAGGATgataagaaagaagaagttaaaccagaggagaagaaagaagag CCTCAGGTGATTATAGTGGTGTTAAAGGTTCACATGCACTGCGAAGCCTGCGCGCAGGAAATCAGGAAACGTATACAGAGGATGAAAG GAGTCGAAGCTGCGGATCCAGATCTGAAGAACTCACTGGTAACAGTGAAGGGCGTCTTCGATCCACCAAAGCTCGTTGAGTATGTGTATAAGAGAACAGGGAAGCACGCAAAGATCGTGAAGCAAGAgccagagaagaaagaggaagagaaagggaaggaggagaagaaagaagaaaagaagggcgAAGGCGAAGAGAAAGATAAGGGAGGAGACGGTGgcgaaaagaaggaagaaggagaatccAAGGCAGAAGCAGAGGCAGCAggggaagaggaaaagaaagtgGAATTGATAAAGAATGAGTTCCTGTACTACTACCCTCAGTATCCCGCCAAATACGCCATGGAATACGTGTACCCACCTCAGATCTTCAGTGACGAAAACCCCAACGCCTGTTCCGTTATGTAA